The following DNA comes from Corynebacterium atrinae.
TGCCGAAGGGCAGGTCGGCGACGACGAAGGCGCGCTGGGTGGCTCCGGCGACGGCGCGGGACATGGTGATCAGCTCATCGGTAGTGATCGACAGCGTCGAAGGCTGGCCCAAGACAACGTTGGCGGCGGAATCACCGACGAGGAGGAGGTCGATACCAGCCTCGTCGAAGATGGTGGCCGTGAGGGCGTCATAACTGGTCAGGCAAGAAATCTTGCGGCCCTCGGCCTTGGCCTGGGCAAAGTGGCGCGTGCGCATCCGTGCAGACATGGCTCATGAGTATAGACGGGATTTACACGGTGACCATGCCCAATGGCTCACGGAGCAGCTGATCCAGGGCGACGGCTCGGGCGATGGCGCGGACGATCTCGCGGTGGGTCGGGATCATGCGCAGCTCGATGTCGTTATCGCCGAGCGCGGCGCGGGCGGCGCTGGCGAAGAGCTTCGGGGCGGCCGGGTCGTCGATAAACGCGCTACCAGCGACAACAATGGTGGAGGGGCGGTGCTCCCGGGCGAGTTCGGCGGTGAGCTCGCCGAGTTGGCGGGCGCGGGCATCGAGCAGCGGGCGCGCGGCAGGGTTGTTCACGGCCGCGGTCAGGGAGGGATACTTGCCCTTGAGCACCCCAGCGGTGGACAAAGCGGCGCTGGCGGCGGGCAGGTTGAGCTGCGAGACGCCCGCGTCGTTGGCCACGGCCGCCCCAAGCGAGTCGTCGGCGAATAACGCCAGGGTGGGGGAGGGATTAATGGGCAGCTCGGTGGATTGCACTTCGGAGCCGAGGATCGCGGGGACAGCGGCGGAGACGACGACGGGGACGGAGAATTGGTAGCGCAGGCGGCCCGCGAAGTCGACGCCCTGCCACCCCAGGTTGGGGGCGTCGACGATGCCATCGCGGCTGACGTGCCCGGATGTGGTCACGCCCACCGAGACCAGCGGCCGGTCCAGGCCCGCGGTGAGGCGGTTGAGTCCGGCCATGACGTGCTCGATGAAGTCGCTTTCCGACAGTCGCGCGACCGGCGTCGGCACATCCGCGTCGCGGATCGTGCGCCCACGGGTATCAAAAAGCCCGATGTAGGTGGTCGAGGTGCCTACCGAAATGCCCGCGTGCAGCCACCCGCTGGGGGCCAGCTCCAGCGGAATGGTGGGGCGACCGCGACCCTGGGAGTGGGTGAGGTCGGTGCGTTGATGGACCAGCCCGGCGTCGATAAGCGAAGCGACCGCGCGGGTGATCGTGGGCTGGGACAGTCCGGTGGCCTCGACCAGTTCGCTCCGGGTGACAATGTGGTGGAGGCGGATGTGATGGAGGCACTTGGCCGCGGGGGTGCGCGGACGTGAGAAGACGGTGCCTGCAGTGGTCATGTTGGCATCCTACATCCAATTAGACCATGCCGTCTAATCCAACTGCTATAATCTAGACCACTTAGTCTGTTTTGGTGGTTCGGGGGAAGGGCTTGCGGTACTTCACAAAAGACGGAACGAACAGTGCGCAAACCGCCGTACCGACGATGACCAGAGCGCCACCCACCAGGGTGGTCAGCCCCACGCCCCAGGGGACCGCCGCCCACCCGTGTAGGACATCGGCCAGCCGAGGCCCGCCGACGACGATGATGATGTACACCCCCTGGATGCGCCCCTGCACATGCTCCGCCGCCGACTGCTGCAAGATGGCCGTGCGCAACGCCGCAGAGAACATGTCCGCCGCCCCGCCCAGCACCAGCATGAACACCACCAACCAGGCGTAGATGCTCACCGCGCCGGGACTGAGCATGACGCCCAGGCCAGCGCCCATGATGGCCACGCCCCACACGATGACGCAGACGAAGACCGCCCACCCCTGGCGCACCACCCGGGAAATCCACCCCGACACCAAGCCCCCGAGCACCGCACCGGCCGCCATAGAGGAATAGAGGAGCGCGAGCATGAGACCCGGTTCCCGCTCGCCGAAGTTAACGGCGGCGATCTCGGGATACAGCGCCCGCGGCATGCCAAAGATCATGGCAATGAGATCGAGCAGCATGGCCATCAGGAGGATCGGCTGGCGACGCAGGTAGCGCAGCCCATCGAGGACCGAATTCACCCCGGCCCGCCCGGCCTCCCCCTTCGGCGGCAGCGATGGCAGGGCCAGGACCGCCCCCAACGTGGGCAGCAACAGCAGGGCGTCGAGGAAATATAACCAGGAGAAACCGATGAAGGGGATGAGCGCGCCCGCGAGCAACGGCCCAATGATCGCCCCGGCCTGCATGAGCATCATGTTGAGGCTTGCCCCGGCTGGAAGATGGTCCAGCGGCAGAATCGTCCGGTTGACGGCCGTGCGCGTCGGTTGATTCACCGCGAAAAACGCTTGCTGCAGGGAGAATGTCGCCAGCAGCCACCAGACGTTGGTGCTGCCCGCGAGGGTCAATCCCCAGAACATGATCGCCGTGAGGATCATGCCAGTCGTCGTGGCAATGAGGACCTTGCGCTTATCCAAACTATCCGCGATTGACCCGCCGTAGAGGCCAAAGATGACCAGGGGAACGAGGCCGAACAAACCCGTCAGCCCGACGTAAGCGCTGGAACCGGTGAGCAGGTAGATCTGCGCGGGCACCGCCACCACCGTTAGTTGAGCGCCGATCGTCGTGGCGATGTTCGCGGTCCACAGGCGCCGATAAGCAGGCACCTGCAGTGGGCGGGTATCGGCTAGGAGGTCACGGATGCTCACGGGAGGTCATGTTAGCCCCGGTCTAGTTGCAACCCGGTGACCAGCTCTGGAAGCCCGAAAGCGGCTGTGGTGCGCCAGGAGACATCGGCATAGCGGGTCAGCTCAGTTTCCTGGGGAGAGATCTCCAGCACCGGCGTCCCCATCTCGCGGGCGATGAGCGGCAGCGACGCGGCCGGTTGCACCACCCCGGAAGTGCCGACGATGACCACGAGATCCGCCGACTGCATCCTCCCTTCCGCGTCTCGCCACGCTCGCTGGGGCAGCATCTCCCCGAACCAGACCACCCCGGGTCGGATGAGGCCGCCGCAGAACTCGCAGTTCGGGGGAGTGAGGCGCACGATGGGCTCAGCCGGGTAGCCCACTTCGCCGTTGAAAGGGCGGGAACAATGGGAGCAGCGGAAGTCGAAGAGCGAGCCATGCAGGTGGGTGACGTCCGCCGAACCGCCGCGCTCGTGGAGGTCATCGATGTTCTGGGTGGTCACTGATACCTCCGCCACGTCCGCCCATTCGGCAATCGCGCGGTGTCCCGCATTGGGTTCCACTGCCCGGCAGCGCTGCGCCCGCCACAGGTACCAGGCCCACATGGGTTCTGGGTCGCGTTCCCAGGAATCGATCGAGGCCATCGCGATGGGATCGACCTTGCTCCACAGGCCGGTTTGGGCGTCGCGGAAGGTATGCAACCCGGACTCAGCCGACATCCCGGCACCGGTGAAGACCTCGATGCGCCGGGCTGCCCGTGCCAGGTCAAAGGCTTGGGGGAATACGTCCATGTCTTCCACGCTATAGAATTCGACGCATGGTGTCCGTTACTGCCGTGGCTGTCTATTGTGGCTCTTCCCACGGGGCCCGTCCTTCTTATACTCAGGCGGCGCGGGAGATGGGGGCCGCGCTCGCCGAGCGCGGGTGGCGGTTGGTCTACGGCGGCGGAGCGGTGGGCCTGATGGGGGAGGTGGCGGACGCGGTCGTCGATAAGCAGGGGGCGGTGACCGGGGTCATCCCGCGCCAACTCGTCGACCTTGAACTCTCCCACCCTGGGGTCACGCAGCTGGAAGTCGTGGACACGATGGCTCAGCGCAAGTCGCGGATGGAGGAGCTTGCCGACGCCTTCGTCGCTCTGCCCGGCGGTGCCGGCACGTTGGAGGAAGTCTTCGAAGTCCTCACGATGCAGCAGCTTGGAACCATCACCGGCCCCGTTGCCCTGTGCAACGTCGAGGGATTCTGGGATCCCCTGATTGCCATGCTGCAGCGGGCCGTCGAGGAAGGCTTCCTCTTGCCTAAGTATCTTGAGGCGCTCATCGTGGCCGAAGAGCCAGGTGAGATCCTCGCTGCCTTCGCCAGCTGGGAGCCACCCGGCGGAAAATGGGACGAATAAGCCCGTCACCGCTACACTGGCCTGTCATGAGTTCCGAGACCCTCGAGACCTCGCCGTTTAACGACGAGCGCTCACCGTCACTGCTCGATGCCTCCTGCGAGGCGTTTGTCCACGACCTAGCCGCCCTGTCGCCCACCGAAGCTACCGCCTGGGGCATCCCCGGCTACGACGGCGAACTGCAGGACTTCTCCCCGTCATACTGGGACGCTATCGCCGACCGAACCCGCGAGATGATCGCCGACATCGATGCCTTCGATGACGGCACCGATGCGTGCGACGACGACGATGATTTCGACGAGATTGACTACGTCACCGCCGCGGTCCTGCGCGATCGCCTCTGCCTCGATGTGGACCTGCACCACCACGGCGAGGACCTGGCGCAGCTGAACAACATCGCCTCCCCGGTCCAGGCCATCCGCGACACGCTGACGCTTATGCCCCAGGACACCCCGGAGCAGATCGACGCGATCCGTTCCCGCCTGTCCAAGGTCTCCGCTGCCCTGGCCGGTTACCGTGAGTCCCTTTCCGAGGCTGCCAGCCACGGCCACGTCGCCCCCGTCCGCCAGATCGACGAGGTCTACTCCCAGTGCCAGGACCTGGCAGATTCCAGCTCGTTGCTGGACAACCTGGGTGTTGCTGCCGATTCGGCCGAGGTCGCCAGCGCCAAGCAGGCCTTCGCCGAGATGGCCGACTGGCTATCGGAGAACCTGGCCCCCCACGCCCCCCGCGAGGACGCCGTCGGCCGCGAACGCTACGCGCGCTTCTCCCACCTCTTCGTCGGCGATACCGTCGACCTCGATGAGGCCTACACCTGGGGCCTGGAGCGCCTGCGGGAGATCGACGCCGAGCAGCAGGCCATCGCCCGCGAGCTCTACCAAACCTCCGACGTGCGCCAGGCGTTCCGCCAGCTTAACGATGACCTGCGCTACACCCTCCACGGCGTCGACGAGCTCGTCTCCTGGATGCAGAAGACCGCCGACCAGGCCGTCACCGACCTCCACGGCAGCGCCTTCGACATCCCCGAGCCCGTCCGCACCATCGAATGCGCCATCGACCCGGCCGGCACCGGCGGCATCTTCTACACCCCGCCGTCCGATGACTTCTCCCGCCCGGGCCGCATGTGGTGGTCCGTCCCCGCCGGTCAAGACACCTTCCACACCTGGCAGGAATTGACCACGGTCTTCCACGAAGGAGTCCCCGGCCACCACCTCCAGATCGGCCAGACTCTCGTCGAGCGGTCTCGGCTCAACCTGTGGCGCCGCGTCGCCTGCTGGAACTCCGGCCATGGCGAGGGTTGGGCGCTGTACTCCGAGCAGCTCATGGCGGAGTTGGGCTACCACGATGATCCCGGCACGCGCATGGGGCTTCTCGACGCCCAGCGTCTCCGCGCCGCGCGCGTCGTCCTCGACATCGGCGTCCATCTGGGCAAGCGCGTCCCCGAAGGTTCCATGGTCTGGGATGCCACCTACGCCAAGGCATTCCTGCGGGAAAACTCCGCCATGGACGGGGCTAACCTTCGCTTCGAGCTCAACCGTTACCTAGGCTGGCCCGGCCAGGCACCCTCCTACGCCCTGGGCCAGCGCCTGTGGGAACAGACCCGCGACGAGGCCGTAGCCCAGGGGCAATCGGTGGCAGAGTTCCACCGCCGCGCCCTGTCGCTGGGATCGATCCCGATGTCGATCCTCCGGGAACAGGTTCTGGATTAACGTGCACTAGCATGGCTGGGTATGACCCAGTTCATGCTTTCGGTGCACCACGACGGAGCACCCGCCTACCAGTCCGACGAGGACATGCAGGCCGCCTTCGCGGCGGTCAGCGCGTTCAACGCTGACATCGAGAAGGCCGGCATCCTCGTGTACGTCAACGCGTTGCAGCCGCCGGAGACCGCCCTCATGGTCTTGGGCGATGGTTCCCGTGTCCCCTCGTCCGTCTCGGGCCGCCAGCTTGGTGGCTTCTGGATCGTCGACGTCCCCTCGCAAGATGAGGCCGCGGAAGTTGCCCAACGTGCCGCCGCTGCCTGTGGGCAGGCCATCGAGGTGCGCCAACTCGAGATGTAGGTCTACGCGGGGTTGATGGCGCGGTCCATCGCCCAAACGAGGATCTCGCTGTTTTCCTTAGTAGTGGCTTTTGTCTCTGGTGAGTCGGTGAGGCGGGCAGCGTCGCCTTCTGTCAATTGGTGCCCATTGAGGGTGATCGCCCCGGAGACCACGTAGACGTGCAGGTAGCGTGCCTGGGGAATGGTAACGGTGCTGCCTGCGCGGGGGCGCCCCGCCCACAGGGCCGCCTGCCGTGCCCTGATGGGCAGGGGAGAATCGGCCCCGGCAATCTGGATGAGTTCTCCACTGGCCAGGTCCGCATTAGCGTCGTAGGTGGCGTGGAAAGGGGTGGTATCGAGTTCGTTGGTGGCTAGCCAGCTCTGGACTACGCGCACGTTTTCCCGGCTGGTGTAACCGGCGGCGTTAACTGGCGTTAACTTCTGAGCGGCTCACCCCGGAACCTGCGGAGATCA
Coding sequences within:
- a CDS encoding ROK family protein gives rise to the protein MTTAGTVFSRPRTPAAKCLHHIRLHHIVTRSELVEATGLSQPTITRAVASLIDAGLVHQRTDLTHSQGRGRPTIPLELAPSGWLHAGISVGTSTTYIGLFDTRGRTIRDADVPTPVARLSESDFIEHVMAGLNRLTAGLDRPLVSVGVTTSGHVSRDGIVDAPNLGWQGVDFAGRLRYQFSVPVVVSAAVPAILGSEVQSTELPINPSPTLALFADDSLGAAVANDAGVSQLNLPAASAALSTAGVLKGKYPSLTAAVNNPAARPLLDARARQLGELTAELAREHRPSTIVVAGSAFIDDPAAPKLFASAARAALGDNDIELRMIPTHREIVRAIARAVALDQLLREPLGMVTV
- a CDS encoding MFS transporter, producing MSIRDLLADTRPLQVPAYRRLWTANIATTIGAQLTVVAVPAQIYLLTGSSAYVGLTGLFGLVPLVIFGLYGGSIADSLDKRKVLIATTTGMILTAIMFWGLTLAGSTNVWWLLATFSLQQAFFAVNQPTRTAVNRTILPLDHLPAGASLNMMLMQAGAIIGPLLAGALIPFIGFSWLYFLDALLLLPTLGAVLALPSLPPKGEAGRAGVNSVLDGLRYLRRQPILLMAMLLDLIAMIFGMPRALYPEIAAVNFGEREPGLMLALLYSSMAAGAVLGGLVSGWISRVVRQGWAVFVCVIVWGVAIMGAGLGVMLSPGAVSIYAWLVVFMLVLGGAADMFSAALRTAILQQSAAEHVQGRIQGVYIIIVVGGPRLADVLHGWAAVPWGVGLTTLVGGALVIVGTAVCALFVPSFVKYRKPFPRTTKTD
- a CDS encoding NAD-dependent deacylase, whose translation is MDVFPQAFDLARAARRIEVFTGAGMSAESGLHTFRDAQTGLWSKVDPIAMASIDSWERDPEPMWAWYLWRAQRCRAVEPNAGHRAIAEWADVAEVSVTTQNIDDLHERGGSADVTHLHGSLFDFRCSHCSRPFNGEVGYPAEPIVRLTPPNCEFCGGLIRPGVVWFGEMLPQRAWRDAEGRMQSADLVVIVGTSGVVQPAASLPLIAREMGTPVLEISPQETELTRYADVSWRTTAAFGLPELVTGLQLDRG
- a CDS encoding TIGR00730 family Rossman fold protein, with the protein product MVSVTAVAVYCGSSHGARPSYTQAAREMGAALAERGWRLVYGGGAVGLMGEVADAVVDKQGAVTGVIPRQLVDLELSHPGVTQLEVVDTMAQRKSRMEELADAFVALPGGAGTLEEVFEVLTMQQLGTITGPVALCNVEGFWDPLIAMLQRAVEEGFLLPKYLEALIVAEEPGEILAAFASWEPPGGKWDE
- a CDS encoding DUF885 domain-containing protein; the protein is MSSETLETSPFNDERSPSLLDASCEAFVHDLAALSPTEATAWGIPGYDGELQDFSPSYWDAIADRTREMIADIDAFDDGTDACDDDDDFDEIDYVTAAVLRDRLCLDVDLHHHGEDLAQLNNIASPVQAIRDTLTLMPQDTPEQIDAIRSRLSKVSAALAGYRESLSEAASHGHVAPVRQIDEVYSQCQDLADSSSLLDNLGVAADSAEVASAKQAFAEMADWLSENLAPHAPREDAVGRERYARFSHLFVGDTVDLDEAYTWGLERLREIDAEQQAIARELYQTSDVRQAFRQLNDDLRYTLHGVDELVSWMQKTADQAVTDLHGSAFDIPEPVRTIECAIDPAGTGGIFYTPPSDDFSRPGRMWWSVPAGQDTFHTWQELTTVFHEGVPGHHLQIGQTLVERSRLNLWRRVACWNSGHGEGWALYSEQLMAELGYHDDPGTRMGLLDAQRLRAARVVLDIGVHLGKRVPEGSMVWDATYAKAFLRENSAMDGANLRFELNRYLGWPGQAPSYALGQRLWEQTRDEAVAQGQSVAEFHRRALSLGSIPMSILREQVLD
- a CDS encoding YciI family protein; its protein translation is MTQFMLSVHHDGAPAYQSDEDMQAAFAAVSAFNADIEKAGILVYVNALQPPETALMVLGDGSRVPSSVSGRQLGGFWIVDVPSQDEAAEVAQRAAAACGQAIEVRQLEM